The following are encoded together in the Streptomyces sp. NBC_00358 genome:
- a CDS encoding NHLP bacteriocin export ABC transporter permease/ATPase subunit: MTTVHEGVHEQDVVLGALGGMGTPVGCAGLSRLDLEGPQVLWLVTAGAMDLFAVDAAEQGHWHHLGRLEAGSLLLGPVTGPQHTLVGRPLRDCEVRRIGLRELYQQADTATWSYDAYGNPQYVPPTESPLEHALALGVGRSLSILIQAPTAAGNAAAPTDDDVFWMRVPPGSVRYGSLYGAEAAAELLMDSGLWQSMVDQQYRLLATLDRWIEELETGHEDRTAAGIKAGEDVRAQADRTLLASIGRPSGKRPTAAEADATYAACQLVARAAGITLAERAQSGTESDRLDPVERIALASRVRARAVRLDGRWWRDDIGPLVGHRAVSGAPVALLWRRGGYVAVQPSSGRETPVEKANAAEFEARAVMFYRPLPERRLSPLRLLRFCLTGTGGDLRNLAISSLVTVAIGALVPIATGRVLGEYVPKAEHGLIVQVCLALMVTSVVSAAFMLLQNLTLLRMEGRIEASLQPAVWDRLLRLPTAFFAARSTGELASAAMGVSAIRRLLAGVGPTLAQAATVAAMNLGLLLWFSVPMALAAIGMLVVIAAVFLGLGLWQVRGQRRLVVLGNKLNNQAFQTLRGLPKLRVAAAENYAYAAWAGEFARSRELQQQVGRVKNLTAVLGAVYLPLCSLLMFMLLAGPAHGSLSAADFLTFNTSMTMLLTSVTQITGAFVSAAAALPMFEEIRPVLDATPEVRVASTRPGVLSGAIEARRLSFRYADDGPLVLDDVSFAIRPGEFVAIVGPSGCGKSTLLRLLIGFDRPVSGSVLYDGQDLGALDQSAVRRQCGVVLQHAQPFTGSVLDCICGTEPYTPDEAMEAAEMAGLAEDIRRMPMGLHTLVAGSGAISGGQRQRLMIAQALIRRPRILFFDEATSALDNATQRTVIESTKALNATRVVIAHRLSTVLDADRVIVMENGRVAEQGPPARLLADTGGRLHELVRRQLA; encoded by the coding sequence ATGACCACGGTTCACGAGGGCGTCCATGAGCAGGACGTGGTGCTCGGCGCGCTCGGCGGCATGGGCACTCCGGTCGGCTGCGCGGGGCTGAGCCGTCTCGATCTGGAGGGTCCGCAGGTCCTGTGGCTGGTGACCGCGGGCGCCATGGACCTGTTCGCGGTCGACGCCGCGGAGCAGGGGCACTGGCATCACCTCGGCCGGCTCGAAGCGGGCTCGTTGCTGCTCGGTCCGGTGACGGGCCCTCAGCACACGCTGGTCGGGCGGCCGTTGCGCGACTGCGAGGTGCGCCGGATCGGGTTGCGGGAGCTGTATCAGCAGGCCGACACGGCGACCTGGTCGTACGACGCCTACGGCAACCCGCAGTACGTGCCGCCGACGGAGAGTCCGCTGGAGCACGCGCTCGCCCTCGGCGTCGGACGCAGTCTGTCCATCCTCATCCAGGCTCCGACGGCGGCCGGGAACGCGGCGGCGCCCACCGACGACGATGTCTTCTGGATGCGGGTCCCGCCGGGGAGCGTGCGGTACGGCTCCCTGTACGGGGCCGAGGCGGCGGCCGAGCTGCTGATGGACTCCGGGCTCTGGCAGAGCATGGTCGACCAGCAGTACCGGCTGCTGGCCACCCTCGACCGCTGGATCGAGGAGCTGGAGACCGGTCACGAGGACCGTACGGCGGCGGGCATCAAGGCCGGCGAGGACGTCCGCGCCCAGGCCGACCGTACGCTGCTCGCGTCGATCGGCAGACCGTCGGGGAAGCGTCCCACCGCGGCCGAGGCGGACGCCACGTACGCGGCCTGCCAGTTGGTCGCCCGCGCCGCCGGGATCACCCTCGCCGAGCGGGCGCAGAGCGGCACGGAGAGCGACCGGCTCGACCCGGTCGAGCGGATCGCGCTCGCCTCACGGGTCCGGGCCCGCGCGGTGCGTCTCGACGGGCGCTGGTGGCGCGACGACATCGGCCCGCTGGTCGGTCACCGGGCGGTGTCCGGGGCTCCGGTCGCGCTGCTGTGGCGGCGCGGCGGATATGTGGCCGTGCAGCCGTCGTCCGGGCGGGAGACGCCGGTCGAGAAGGCCAACGCGGCGGAGTTCGAGGCTCGGGCGGTGATGTTCTACCGTCCGCTGCCCGAGCGGAGGCTGAGCCCGCTGCGGCTGCTGCGGTTCTGTCTCACGGGCACCGGCGGCGATCTGCGCAACCTCGCGATCAGCTCCCTGGTGACCGTGGCGATCGGCGCGCTGGTGCCGATCGCGACCGGCAGGGTGCTCGGCGAGTACGTCCCGAAGGCCGAGCACGGGCTGATCGTGCAGGTCTGTCTCGCGCTCATGGTCACCAGCGTCGTGTCGGCCGCGTTCATGCTGTTGCAGAACCTCACGCTGCTGCGGATGGAGGGCCGGATCGAGGCGAGTCTCCAACCGGCCGTCTGGGACCGGCTGCTGCGGCTGCCGACGGCGTTCTTCGCGGCCCGCTCGACCGGGGAGCTGGCGAGTGCCGCGATGGGAGTCAGCGCGATCCGCCGGCTGCTCGCGGGAGTCGGGCCGACGCTCGCGCAGGCGGCCACGGTCGCCGCGATGAACCTGGGCCTGCTGCTCTGGTTCAGTGTGCCGATGGCGCTGGCCGCGATCGGCATGCTGGTGGTGATCGCGGCCGTGTTCCTCGGTCTCGGTCTGTGGCAGGTGCGCGGCCAGCGTCGTCTGGTGGTGCTGGGCAACAAGCTCAACAACCAGGCCTTCCAGACGTTGCGCGGTCTGCCCAAGCTGCGGGTCGCGGCGGCTGAGAACTACGCGTACGCGGCCTGGGCGGGCGAGTTCGCCCGCAGCCGTGAGCTCCAGCAGCAGGTCGGCCGCGTCAAGAACCTGACGGCGGTGCTGGGCGCGGTGTATCTGCCGCTGTGCTCCCTGCTGATGTTCATGCTGCTGGCGGGCCCGGCACACGGCTCGCTGTCTGCGGCGGACTTCCTCACCTTCAACACGTCGATGACGATGCTGCTGACCTCGGTCACCCAGATCACCGGCGCGTTCGTCTCCGCGGCGGCGGCGCTGCCCATGTTCGAGGAGATCAGGCCGGTGCTGGACGCGACACCCGAGGTGCGGGTGGCGAGCACCCGTCCGGGTGTCCTGTCGGGCGCGATCGAGGCGCGGCGGCTGTCGTTCCGGTACGCCGACGACGGTCCGCTCGTCCTCGACGACGTGTCGTTCGCGATCCGGCCGGGCGAGTTCGTGGCGATCGTCGGACCGAGCGGCTGCGGGAAGTCCACCCTGCTGCGGCTGCTGATCGGCTTCGACAGGCCGGTGTCGGGCAGCGTGCTCTACGACGGCCAGGACCTGGGGGCGCTCGACCAGTCCGCGGTACGCCGTCAGTGCGGTGTCGTGCTCCAGCACGCGCAGCCGTTCACCGGGTCGGTCCTCGACTGCATCTGCGGCACCGAGCCGTACACGCCGGACGAGGCGATGGAGGCGGCCGAGATGGCGGGTCTGGCCGAGGACATCAGGCGGATGCCCATGGGGCTCCACACCCTCGTCGCGGGGAGCGGCGCGATCTCGGGCGGCCAGCGCCAGCGGCTGATGATCGCCCAGGCGCTGATCCGGCGGCCGCGCATCCTCTTCTTCGACGAGGCGACGAGCGCCCTCGACAACGCGACGCAGCGCACGGTGATCGAGAGCACCAAGGCGTTGAACGCCACCCGGGTGGTGATCGCGCACCGGCTGTCGACCGTGCTGGACGCGGACCGCGTCATCGTGATGGAGAACGGCCGGGTCGCCGAGCAGGGCCCGCCCGCGCGACTGTTGGCGGACACGGGCGGACGGTTGCACGAGCTGGTGCGGCGGCAACTGGCCTGA
- a CDS encoding SRPBCC family protein → MSAEATAHTGTYLTLDDGRPAVRFSRTYDHPVDRVWRFVTDPVELAAWFPSRAEMELRPGGTITFRGDPHMPESTGRVLAVDPPRHLSFEWGGDELRFDLEALDDRRTRFTLTNVLAERNTAARNGAGWEVCLTALDATAAGERSEGPHAGGIAAWKEIYEAYVEAGVPSGAPVPGTD, encoded by the coding sequence ATGTCCGCCGAAGCCACCGCCCACACCGGGACCTACCTGACCCTGGACGACGGCCGCCCCGCCGTCCGCTTCAGCCGCACCTACGACCACCCCGTCGACCGCGTCTGGCGGTTCGTGACCGACCCCGTCGAACTCGCCGCGTGGTTCCCCTCCCGCGCCGAGATGGAACTGCGCCCCGGCGGCACGATCACGTTCAGGGGCGATCCGCACATGCCGGAGTCGACGGGCCGCGTCCTCGCCGTCGACCCGCCCCGCCATCTCTCCTTCGAGTGGGGCGGCGACGAACTGCGCTTCGACCTCGAAGCCCTCGACGACCGGCGCACCCGCTTCACGCTCACCAACGTGCTCGCCGAACGGAACACGGCAGCCCGCAACGGCGCCGGCTGGGAGGTGTGCCTCACCGCCCTCGACGCGACGGCGGCGGGTGAACGGTCCGAGGGCCCGCACGCCGGCGGGATCGCGGCCTGGAAGGAGATCTACGAGGCCTACGTCGAGGCGGGAGTCCCCTCCGGCGCCCCCGTCCCGGGGACGGACTGA